In the genome of Anomalospiza imberbis isolate Cuckoo-Finch-1a 21T00152 chromosome 29, ASM3175350v1, whole genome shotgun sequence, one region contains:
- the TMOD4 gene encoding tropomodulin-4, translated as MTPYRQELEKYRDIDEDKILQELSPEELAQLDAELAEMDPENVLLPAGLRQRDQTHKSPTGPLDRDALLQHLERQALEAEERQDLMPFTGEKKGKPFVPKAEGPALPREEQVTLEPELEEALANATEAEMCDIAAILGMYTLMSNKQYYDAICSGNICNTEGINSVVQPDRYRPVPDEPPNPTDVAETLRRLQDNDPALQDVNLNNIKDIPVSTLEAICEAIKTNTHVRSLSLVATRSNDLVANAVAEMLEQNQSLQSLNLESNFITSAGMLRLLAAIGHCRTLSEIRVDNQCQRLGDTVEMAMAATLEQCPSLLRFGYTFTQQGPRARAAAALTRNSELRRQQKKS; from the exons ATGACGCCGTACcggcaggagctggagaagtaCCGCGACATCGACGAGGACAagatcctgcaggagctgtcccCGGAGGAGCTGGCCCAGCTGGACGCCGAGCTGGCCGAGATGGACCCCGAG AACGTGCTGCTGCCCGCGGGGCTGCGCCAGCGCGACCAGACCCACAAGAGCCCCACGGGGCCCCTGGACCGGGACGCgctcctgcagcacctggagcGGCAGGCGCTGGAGGCCGAGGAGCGCCAGGACCTCATGCCCTTCACCGGCGAGAAAAAAG ggaagcCGTTTGTCCCCAAGGCGGAGGGGCCGGCGCTGCCGCGGGAGGAGCAGGTGACGCTGGAGCCGGAGCTGGAGGAGGCGCTGGCCAACGCCACCGAGGCCGAGATGTGCGACATCGCCG ccATCCTGGGCATGTACACGCTGATGAGTAACAAGCAGTACTACGATGCCATCTGCAGCGGGAACATCTGCAACACCGAGGGCATCAACA GCGTGGTGCAGCCGGACCGGTACCGGCCGGTGCCGGACGAGCCCCCGAACCCCACGGACGTGGCCGAGACGCTGCGGCGGCTGCAGGACAACGACCCCGCGCTGCAGGACGTCAACCTCAACAACATCAAG GACATCCCCGTGTCCACGCTCGAGGCCATCTGCGAGGCCATCAAGACCAACACCCACGTGCGCAGCCTCAGCCTGGTGGCCACGCGCAGCAACGACCTGGTGGCCAAC GCGGTGGCCGAGATGCTGGAGCAGAaccagagcctgcagagcctcAACCTCGAGTCCAACTTCATCACCAGCGCGGGCATGCTGCGGCTGCTGGCGGCCATCGGCCACTGCCGGACACTGAGCGAGATCCGCGTGGACAACCAG tgcCAGCGCCTGGGGGACACGGTGGAGATGGCCATGGCGGCCACCCTGGAGCAGTGCCCGTCCCTGCTGCGCTTCGGCTACACCTTCACCCAGCAGGGCCCGCGGGCGCGCGCCGCCGCTGCCCTCACCCGCAACAGCGAGCTCC GTCGCCAACAGAAGAAATCCTAA
- the SCNM1 gene encoding sodium channel modifier 1 isoform X1 produces MSFKRDESDPGPLGALQRRRVAELLASAIPEDEALLLRDGRLACSLCPQRPVCDTLQTLLLHRAGRKHLDNLRRSFGRHRCPQVTPQEAPGVAPAVQDKGQQLPGWDPRDGPEKFPDAAGAVPEPREFREFRNPRPGTHRGHSQGQETGKERKCPVFPRAGRKFPMFRRAEPGAAADPAAPPAPAQPGLAPGSRWELGEGRERRVRLRRGGAATTATGLTSPSVPRCPQMSPGVPRAPGIKWEFFGTIFPLYSQRFLSSGRARGNF; encoded by the exons ATGTCCTTTAAGCGCGACGAGAGCGACCCGGGGCCGCTCGGGGCGCTGCAG agGCGCCGCGTGGCCGAGCTGCTGGCCAGTGCCATCCCCGAGGACGAGGCGCTGCTGCTGCGCGACGGCAG gctggcgTGCTCGCTGTGTCCCCAGCGGCCCGTGTGTGACACTCTGCAGACGCTGCTGCTGCACCGGGCGGGCAGGAAGCACCTGGACA ACCTGCGCCGTTCCTTCGGGCGGCAccgctgtccccaggtgaccccGCAGGAGGCCCCGGGCGTGGCCCCAGCGGTGCAG GACAAAGGGCAGCAGCTTCCGGGCTGGGATCCCCGGGATGGTCCCGAAAAATTCCCAGACGCCGCCGGAGCCGTCCCGGAAccccgggaattccgggaattccgaAACCCCCGGCCCGGCACACACAGAGG GCATTCCCAAGGACAGGAAAcggggaaggaaaggaaatgcCCGGTTTTCCCAAGGGCCGGAAGGAAATTCCCGATGTTCCGAAGGGCCGAGCCCGGAGCGGCTGCGGATCCTGCGGCACCACCTGCACCTGCGCAG ccgggGCTGGCTCCAGGATCCCGCTGGGAATTGGGTGAAGGACGGGAACGCCGAGTTCGACTCCGACGAGGAGGAGCCGCCACCACTGCCACCGGCCTGACgtccccgagtgtccccaggtgtccccaaatgtccccaggtgtccccagagccccgggaataaagtgggaattttttgggaccATTTTTCCACTTTATTCCCAGCGGTTCCTGAGCTCGGGGCGGGCACGGGGGAATTTTTAG
- the SCNM1 gene encoding sodium channel modifier 1 isoform X2 has protein sequence MSFKRDESDPGPLGALQRRRVAELLASAIPEDEALLLRDGRLACSLCPQRPVCDTLQTLLLHRAGRKHLDNLRRSFGRHRCPQVTPQEAPGVAPAVQAPLLARTRRLARSALLTSAPYSGCCRRATKGSSFRAGIPGMVPKNSQTPPEPSRNPGNSGNSETPGPAHTEGIPKDRKRGRKGNARFSQGPEGNSRCSEGPSPERLRILRHHLHLRSRGWLQDPAGNWVKDGNAEFDSDEEEPPPLPPA, from the exons ATGTCCTTTAAGCGCGACGAGAGCGACCCGGGGCCGCTCGGGGCGCTGCAG agGCGCCGCGTGGCCGAGCTGCTGGCCAGTGCCATCCCCGAGGACGAGGCGCTGCTGCTGCGCGACGGCAG gctggcgTGCTCGCTGTGTCCCCAGCGGCCCGTGTGTGACACTCTGCAGACGCTGCTGCTGCACCGGGCGGGCAGGAAGCACCTGGACA ACCTGCGCCGTTCCTTCGGGCGGCAccgctgtccccaggtgaccccGCAGGAGGCCCCGGGCGTGGCCCCAGCGGTGCAG GCACCGCTGCTGGCCCGGACGCGTCGCCTGGCCCGGAGCGCGCTGCTGACATCGGCCCCGTACAGCGGCTGCTGCCGGAGAGC GACAAAGGGCAGCAGCTTCCGGGCTGGGATCCCCGGGATGGTCCCGAAAAATTCCCAGACGCCGCCGGAGCCGTCCCGGAAccccgggaattccgggaattccgaAACCCCCGGCCCGGCACACACAGAGG GCATTCCCAAGGACAGGAAAcggggaaggaaaggaaatgcCCGGTTTTCCCAAGGGCCGGAAGGAAATTCCCGATGTTCCGAAGGGCCGAGCCCGGAGCGGCTGCGGATCCTGCGGCACCACCTGCACCTGCGCAG ccgggGCTGGCTCCAGGATCCCGCTGGGAATTGGGTGAAGGACGGGAACGCCGAGTTCGACTCCGACGAGGAGGAGCCGCCACCACTGCCACCGGCCTGA
- the LYSMD1 gene encoding lysM and putative peptidoglycan-binding domain-containing protein 1, with amino-acid sequence MAGSGGAGAAPREHRLQPGDTLPGLALRYGVTMEQIQRANRLYSSDTIFLRSTLLIPGHRDTAGDTPGDIPGDTARDIPGDSPGDTAGDSPGDRPGPSRRDLSASDFLRRLDAEIGRSKEAAAQRLQGRSARWELGGNPGNIAGKIGKNGGGNGPAPAAGGPGPASPRGARLGPRPLTRTPRAAALRDAEDEIFTL; translated from the exons ATGGCGGGGAGCGGCGGagccggggcggccccgcgggagCACCGCCTGCAGCCCGGGGACACCCTGCCGGGGCTGGCGCTGCGCTACGGGGTGACG ATGGAGCAGATCCAGCGCGCCAACCGCCTCTACTCCTCGGACACGATCTTCCTGAGAAGCACGCTGCTCAtcccgggacaccgggacacggccggggacacccccggggacATTCCCGGGGACACGGCACGGGACATTCCCGGGGACTCCCccggggacacggccggggacagccccggggaCCGGCCCGGGCCCTCCCGCCGGGATCTCTCGGCCTCGGATTTCCTGCGGCGCTTGGACGCCGAGATCGGGCGCTccaaggaggcggcggcgcaGCGGCTGCAGGGCCGGAGCGCCAGGTGGGAACTGGGGGGAAATCCGGGAAACATCGCGGGCAAAATCGGGAAAAACGGGGGAGGAAACGG ccccgcgccgGCCGCGGGTGGCCCCGGGCCCGCATCCCCTCGCGGGGCCCGGCTCGGACCCCGGCCCCTCACCAGGACCCCGCGGGCGGCCGCGCTCCGGGACGCCGAGGACGAGATCTTCACCTTGTGA